A region of Ochrobactrum quorumnocens DNA encodes the following proteins:
- the fabZ gene encoding 3-hydroxyacyl-ACP dehydratase FabZ: MSDANQKKLETADIHAVMRALPHRYPFLLIDRIINIDGDESATGIKNVTFNEPHFTGHFPDKPIMPGVLIIEAMAQTAGAITVLKKGTDAPSLVYFMTIDKAKFRRPVVPGDQLHLHVKKIKQRGNISKFECVAEVDGVKVAEAEVAAMVGVAEEKA, from the coding sequence ATGAGTGATGCTAATCAGAAGAAGCTGGAAACCGCAGATATTCATGCAGTTATGCGTGCGCTCCCGCATCGATATCCATTTTTGCTGATTGATCGTATCATCAATATTGATGGCGATGAATCTGCGACAGGCATCAAGAATGTCACGTTTAATGAGCCGCACTTTACCGGCCATTTTCCTGACAAGCCGATTATGCCAGGCGTTCTTATTATCGAAGCCATGGCCCAGACAGCTGGTGCGATCACTGTTCTCAAAAAGGGCACAGACGCGCCTAGCCTTGTTTATTTCATGACGATCGACAAAGCCAAGTTCCGTCGTCCGGTGGTTCCGGGCGACCAGCTTCACCTTCACGTGAAGAAGATAAAACAGCGCGGAAACATCTCTAAATTTGAGTGCGTGGCGGAAGTTGATGGCGTAAAGGTTGCCGAAGCTGAAGTTGCCGCGATGGTTGGCGTAGCCGAAGAAAAGGCGTGA
- the lpxA gene encoding acyl-ACP--UDP-N-acetylglucosamine O-acyltransferase, translating into MKETFIHPTALVEQGVELGRGVSVGPFCHVQSGAVVGDGSELMSHVVVTEAVTLGAGAKVYPHAVLGCDPQNGKHKGGPTKLIVGTNCLIREGVTMHRGSDSSRGYTSVGDNCQFLAYAHVAHDCDVGDHVTFANNVMIGGHVEIGHHAILGGGSAVHQFTRVGHHAFVGGMAALAHDLIPYGSAIGNHAYLGGLNIIGMKRSGMQRKDIHNLRHAVHMLFDRSKPVRERAQDVLKAFPDSDGVADLISFILVDNKRAYCTPPLGSSVGGAMDDGDDA; encoded by the coding sequence ATGAAGGAAACTTTTATCCACCCTACAGCTCTCGTCGAGCAGGGTGTGGAGCTGGGACGAGGCGTATCTGTCGGTCCATTTTGCCATGTTCAGTCTGGCGCCGTCGTCGGTGATGGCTCGGAACTGATGAGCCATGTTGTCGTCACTGAGGCGGTAACGCTTGGTGCTGGCGCAAAGGTTTATCCGCATGCCGTTCTCGGTTGCGATCCACAGAATGGAAAGCATAAAGGCGGTCCGACCAAGCTTATCGTTGGCACAAACTGTCTTATCCGCGAAGGTGTCACCATGCATCGCGGTTCGGACAGCAGTCGCGGATATACAAGCGTTGGCGACAATTGTCAGTTTCTTGCTTATGCACATGTCGCTCACGACTGCGATGTCGGCGATCACGTCACATTCGCCAACAACGTGATGATCGGCGGGCATGTGGAAATCGGCCATCATGCCATTCTTGGTGGCGGTTCCGCTGTTCATCAGTTCACGCGCGTTGGTCATCATGCGTTTGTTGGCGGTATGGCTGCACTCGCCCATGATCTCATTCCCTACGGCAGTGCTATCGGCAACCACGCCTATCTGGGTGGTTTGAACATTATCGGCATGAAGCGTTCGGGCATGCAGCGAAAAGATATTCACAATCTGCGCCATGCAGTGCATATGCTGTTTGATCGTTCTAAGCCTGTTCGTGAACGCGCGCAGGACGTTTTGAAGGCATTTCCTGACTCGGACGGTGTGGCTGATCTTATCTCCTTCATTCTGGTGGATAATAAACGCGCCTATTGCACTCCACCGCTCGGTTCATCCGTTGGCGGAGCGATGGATGACGGTGACGACGCTTGA
- the lpxD gene encoding UDP-3-O-(3-hydroxymyristoyl)glucosamine N-acyltransferase has translation MADPIFFKPSRELTIGDIADFTGAKLRNPKFAPRAVARLASLNDASENALVFVDGKKNAAALAGMKAAGVLCSEDVADSVPSGMAALVTRNPQRDFSSVGRMLFPVSVRPESWLGETGISPAAFIHPSATIEDGATIEAGAMIGRNVSIGAGTLIAATAVVGEGCQIGRDSYIAPGVAVQFALIGNRVSLHPGVRIGQDGFGYVPGPRGLEKVPQLGRVILQDDVEIGANTTIDRGALNDTVIGEGTKIDNLVQIAHNVRFGRFCVVAALCGISGSVVIGDQTMIGGSVGLADHVVIGSRVQIAAGSGVMNDIPDGERWGGVPARPIKQWFRDIANIRSIGKPRKEQSSDE, from the coding sequence ATGGCAGATCCCATTTTCTTCAAGCCTTCTCGTGAACTCACGATCGGCGATATAGCAGATTTTACCGGTGCTAAACTTCGCAACCCGAAGTTTGCACCGCGTGCTGTTGCACGTTTAGCTTCATTGAATGATGCGAGTGAAAATGCACTCGTTTTTGTTGATGGCAAAAAGAATGCTGCCGCACTTGCTGGCATGAAGGCCGCAGGTGTTCTTTGTTCCGAAGATGTCGCGGATAGTGTTCCTTCGGGTATGGCAGCGCTTGTTACCAGAAATCCTCAGCGTGATTTTTCGTCCGTCGGACGGATGCTTTTTCCTGTATCGGTGAGGCCGGAAAGCTGGCTGGGTGAAACTGGTATTTCCCCGGCGGCATTTATTCATCCATCTGCAACGATCGAAGATGGTGCGACAATTGAAGCGGGCGCGATGATTGGCAGGAATGTCAGTATTGGTGCCGGGACGCTGATTGCTGCAACAGCTGTCGTTGGCGAAGGCTGCCAGATCGGTCGCGATAGTTATATTGCGCCGGGTGTAGCTGTTCAGTTTGCCCTGATCGGCAATCGCGTGTCTCTGCATCCGGGTGTTCGTATCGGGCAGGACGGCTTTGGCTATGTTCCTGGGCCCAGAGGCCTTGAAAAGGTGCCTCAGCTTGGACGCGTTATCCTGCAGGACGATGTCGAAATCGGTGCAAATACCACGATTGATCGTGGTGCTTTAAACGATACCGTGATCGGTGAGGGTACTAAGATCGATAATCTGGTGCAGATTGCGCATAACGTGCGATTTGGCCGATTTTGCGTTGTGGCTGCACTTTGCGGTATTTCGGGAAGTGTTGTTATCGGTGACCAAACCATGATCGGCGGCAGTGTAGGCCTTGCCGATCACGTGGTTATCGGTTCGCGTGTACAGATTGCTGCGGGAAGTGGCGTAATGAATGACATACCCGATGGTGAGCGTTGGGGGGGCGTCCCTGCTCGGCCAATTAAACAATGGTTCAGAGATATCGCGAATATCCGGAGCATCGGGAAACCAAGAAAGGAGCAATCCTCTGATGAGTGA
- the gltA gene encoding citrate synthase codes for MSDKTASFTLDGKTFDLPVRQGTVGPDVVDIGPLYKNANAFTYDPGFTSTASCESKITYIDGDEGVLLYRGYPIDQLAEHGDFLETCYLLLYGELPTATQKADFDYRVTRHTMIHEQMTKFFTGFRRDAHPMAVIVGCVGAMSAFYHDSTDITDPHQRMVASIRLIAKVPTLAAMAYKYHIGQPFMYPKNDLDFASNFLHMCFGVPCEEYKVNPVLARAMDRIFILHADHEQNASTSTVRLAGSSGANPFACIAAGVACLWGPAHGGANEAALNMLAEIGSVDRIPEFIARAKDKNDPFRLMGFGHRVYKNYDPRAKIMQKTCHEVLGELGIKDDPLLDVALELEKIALTDEYFIEKKLYPNIDFYSGITLKALGFPTEMFTVLFALARTVGWVAQWKEMIEDPQQKIGRPRQLYTGAAERDYVPVAKRK; via the coding sequence ATGTCAGATAAGACAGCTAGCTTTACCCTCGACGGCAAAACGTTCGACCTGCCTGTACGACAAGGCACTGTCGGGCCGGACGTCGTTGACATCGGTCCACTTTACAAGAATGCGAATGCCTTCACTTACGATCCTGGTTTCACGTCGACTGCTTCGTGCGAATCCAAGATCACCTACATCGATGGCGATGAAGGCGTATTACTCTATCGTGGCTATCCGATTGATCAGCTTGCTGAACACGGCGACTTCCTCGAAACATGCTACCTGCTGCTTTACGGCGAACTGCCAACGGCAACTCAGAAAGCTGATTTCGATTATCGCGTGACCCGTCACACGATGATCCATGAGCAGATGACGAAGTTCTTCACAGGCTTCCGTCGTGATGCGCATCCGATGGCCGTGATCGTAGGCTGCGTTGGCGCAATGTCTGCGTTCTACCACGACTCGACCGATATCACCGATCCACATCAGCGCATGGTCGCTTCGATCCGCTTGATTGCCAAGGTGCCAACGCTGGCTGCGATGGCCTATAAGTATCACATCGGCCAGCCGTTCATGTATCCGAAGAACGACCTCGATTTCGCGTCGAACTTCCTACACATGTGCTTCGGCGTTCCTTGCGAAGAATATAAGGTCAATCCGGTTCTAGCCCGCGCTATGGATCGTATCTTCATCCTGCATGCAGATCACGAGCAGAACGCTTCGACGTCGACTGTCCGTCTGGCCGGTTCATCAGGCGCAAACCCGTTCGCGTGTATCGCAGCCGGCGTTGCCTGCCTCTGGGGCCCTGCTCATGGTGGCGCAAACGAAGCCGCGCTTAACATGCTTGCTGAAATCGGCTCGGTTGACCGCATTCCAGAATTCATCGCCCGTGCCAAGGACAAGAACGATCCATTCCGTCTGATGGGCTTTGGTCACCGCGTTTACAAGAACTACGATCCACGCGCCAAGATCATGCAGAAGACCTGTCATGAGGTTCTCGGTGAACTCGGCATCAAGGACGATCCGCTTCTCGACGTCGCTCTGGAACTGGAAAAGATCGCTCTGACCGATGAATACTTCATCGAAAAGAAGCTCTATCCAAACATCGACTTCTATTCCGGCATTACACTGAAGGCGCTCGGCTTCCCGACCGAAATGTTCACGGTTCTGTTCGCGCTCGCCCGTACAGTTGGCTGGGTCGCACAGTGGAAAGAAATGATCGAAGATCCACAACAGAAGATCGGTCGTCCGCGTCAGCTCTACACCGGCGCTGCAGAACGCGATTACGTACCAGTCGCAAAGCGTAAGTAA
- the lpxB gene encoding lipid-A-disaccharide synthase gives MSKTSRPLKIAIVAGEESGDLLGADLIDALRSQTDRLVDIVGVGGEHLTQRGLKSFFDPHEIALMGLGAILKNLPGLILRIRQTAKRIVAEKPDCVLLIDSPEFTHRVAKKIRATDSSIPIVKYIAPSVWAWRPQRAKEMRAYVDHVLTVLPFEVDVMKRLNGPQSTYVGHRLSSYAPILEVQAAQKAAEQKRWPDDTRCLLLLPGSRRGELQMLMEPFGKAVAELATRVEKLEVILPTLPRIEETVREMSKDWAVKPLIVTGDEAKWQAFARADAALAASGTVSLELALSHIPTVLSYKADWFARQFLISKITIWSAALPNIIADAPVVPEFFNESVRPGNLARYIEQLMQKGAFRQAQLDGFDKVTSIMATERPSGEIGARVLLDLAENGRKR, from the coding sequence GTGAGCAAAACCAGCCGGCCATTGAAAATCGCAATCGTGGCCGGAGAGGAATCCGGCGATCTACTTGGTGCCGACCTGATTGATGCTCTTCGCAGCCAGACTGACAGGCTGGTCGACATCGTTGGCGTTGGCGGCGAGCATTTGACCCAGCGCGGATTGAAAAGCTTTTTCGATCCGCATGAAATTGCTCTGATGGGCCTTGGTGCGATCCTCAAGAATCTTCCCGGTCTTATTCTGCGTATCCGACAGACGGCGAAGCGTATCGTTGCCGAGAAGCCTGATTGCGTTCTGCTGATTGATAGCCCTGAGTTTACGCATCGGGTTGCAAAGAAAATAAGGGCGACGGATTCTTCGATCCCAATTGTGAAATATATCGCACCGAGTGTTTGGGCCTGGCGTCCACAACGCGCGAAAGAAATGCGGGCCTATGTTGATCATGTTCTGACGGTGTTGCCGTTCGAGGTTGATGTGATGAAACGGCTCAACGGGCCGCAATCAACTTATGTCGGGCATCGTCTCAGCAGTTATGCACCCATCTTGGAGGTGCAGGCAGCGCAAAAGGCTGCCGAGCAGAAACGCTGGCCTGATGACACTCGTTGCTTGCTGCTGCTTCCTGGCTCGCGTCGCGGGGAACTCCAGATGCTTATGGAGCCGTTCGGCAAAGCGGTTGCCGAATTGGCGACACGTGTGGAAAAGCTGGAAGTCATCCTGCCGACATTGCCTCGTATTGAGGAAACAGTGCGTGAGATGTCCAAGGACTGGGCAGTTAAGCCGTTGATCGTGACGGGAGACGAGGCAAAATGGCAGGCTTTTGCTCGCGCAGACGCGGCATTGGCTGCATCGGGCACAGTCTCATTGGAATTGGCGCTGTCGCATATTCCAACCGTTCTTTCTTATAAAGCGGATTGGTTTGCGCGTCAGTTTCTGATCTCCAAAATTACGATCTGGAGTGCAGCACTGCCTAACATTATCGCAGATGCGCCTGTTGTACCGGAATTTTTCAATGAATCCGTGAGGCCCGGCAACCTGGCGCGCTACATCGAGCAATTGATGCAGAAAGGTGCTTTTCGGCAAGCTCAGCTTGATGGCTTCGATAAGGTGACGTCGATCATGGCTACCGAGCGGCCATCAGGTGAGATCGGTGCGCGCGTTCTACTTGATCTTGCTGAAAACGGCAGAAAGCGCTGA
- a CDS encoding LpxI family protein has translation MTVTTLDSGQSVNKRPRTAIIAGNGLLPIKVAEALKADGNPPFVLPLRGEADASLYEYDHQEISAVDFGMLMRAMRSAGVSQVVLAGGLRNRPHLSDLKLNLPTIRAMRYVLVALSQGDDALLRAFMRLLERYGFKMVGAHEVVPDLLSPEPARCLTRLTPDSRERRNITLAMEAALRLGELDVGQGAIAAGGRVVALEGAEGTDLMIERVFALRQEGRIPKRGGVLVKMAKPRQDERADLPAIGVSTVENAARAGLSGIAIEAGRTFILGLGETLAAANEKGLFIETISRSTKDTTG, from the coding sequence ATGACGGTGACGACGCTTGATAGCGGGCAGAGCGTGAACAAGCGCCCCCGCACTGCTATTATAGCTGGCAATGGCCTATTGCCGATTAAGGTGGCCGAGGCTTTAAAGGCGGATGGAAATCCGCCTTTTGTGCTTCCGCTGCGTGGTGAAGCTGATGCTTCGCTCTACGAATATGATCATCAGGAAATCTCGGCTGTCGATTTTGGCATGTTGATGCGTGCCATGCGTTCCGCTGGCGTTTCGCAGGTGGTTCTTGCTGGTGGCCTTCGCAATCGGCCGCACCTGAGCGATTTGAAGCTTAACTTGCCCACAATCCGAGCGATGCGGTATGTTCTCGTTGCTCTCAGTCAGGGCGACGATGCGTTGTTGCGGGCTTTTATGCGCCTGCTAGAGCGATACGGCTTCAAAATGGTAGGAGCGCACGAAGTCGTGCCAGACCTGTTATCGCCAGAGCCTGCACGCTGTCTCACACGATTGACACCGGATTCGCGCGAGCGCCGTAATATTACGCTTGCGATGGAAGCAGCTCTTCGGTTGGGGGAACTTGATGTCGGGCAGGGTGCAATCGCAGCCGGCGGACGGGTTGTCGCTCTTGAAGGTGCTGAAGGCACTGACCTGATGATTGAGCGCGTTTTTGCCCTACGTCAGGAAGGCAGAATTCCCAAGCGTGGCGGCGTACTTGTAAAAATGGCCAAGCCAAGACAGGATGAACGCGCCGATTTGCCAGCCATTGGCGTGTCGACAGTGGAAAACGCTGCACGCGCAGGGCTTTCCGGCATCGCGATTGAAGCGGGACGCACCTTCATTCTTGGGCTGGGAGAAACCTTGGCTGCGGCAAACGAAAAAGGCCTGTTTATCGAAACGATCAGTCGAAGCACAAAGGACACGACAGGGTGA
- the lexA gene encoding transcriptional repressor LexA: MLTRKQHELLLFIHERLKETGIPPSFDEMKEALDLASKSGIHRLITALEERGFIRRLPNRARALEVLRLPDSIAPGLNSQKKFAPSVIEGSLGKVPPAPVPARPAPTTANDDVSTMVSIPVMGRIAAGVPISAIQNQTHSLSLPPEMIGAGEHYALEVKGDSMIEAGIFDGDTVIIKRGDTANPGEIIVALVDDEEATLKRFRRKGASIALEAANPAYETRIFGPDRVRVQGKLIGLIRRY, translated from the coding sequence ATGTTGACCCGTAAACAGCACGAGCTTCTGCTGTTCATTCATGAACGTCTTAAAGAGACGGGCATCCCTCCGTCTTTTGACGAGATGAAAGAGGCTCTCGATCTAGCCTCGAAATCGGGCATTCATCGCCTCATCACGGCCTTGGAAGAACGTGGCTTTATCCGCAGACTCCCAAATCGTGCACGTGCATTGGAAGTGCTCCGTCTGCCAGATTCCATTGCTCCCGGACTGAATTCGCAAAAGAAATTTGCGCCAAGTGTGATTGAAGGCAGTCTGGGCAAGGTGCCACCTGCCCCCGTGCCTGCGCGCCCTGCTCCGACAACAGCCAATGACGACGTATCGACCATGGTTTCCATCCCTGTGATGGGTCGTATCGCTGCTGGTGTACCAATCTCGGCGATCCAGAATCAGACCCATTCGCTCAGCCTTCCGCCAGAAATGATTGGCGCAGGTGAACACTACGCGCTTGAGGTCAAGGGCGACTCGATGATCGAAGCCGGAATTTTCGATGGTGATACTGTCATCATCAAGCGCGGCGATACAGCCAATCCAGGCGAAATCATCGTTGCACTGGTGGATGACGAAGAAGCGACGCTGAAACGTTTCCGCCGCAAAGGTGCGTCCATTGCGCTCGAAGCTGCAAACCCTGCCTATGAGACGCGGATATTCGGTCCTGACCGTGTTCGTGTGCAGGGCAAGCTGATCGGACTGATCCGACGCTACTAG
- the bamA gene encoding outer membrane protein assembly factor BamA, with protein sequence MTASSKFFGAASALAMSVALVASGTAALSLASVNAAEAAVVNRIEVRGNTRVDAQTIRDNIDIRPGKAFNSNDIDAAVKRLFAMGLFSDVRINQSGGSLIVQVSERSVVNNVLFQGNKKVKDPDLARAVQLKARSPYDAATMEADKEAIKGAYAHIGRSDAVVNARTVDLGQGRVNVVYEITEGSRTKIANINFVGNSAYGSRRLRDVISTKRSNPLSWLTRNDVYDEGRLQADEETLRRFYYNRGYADFRVLSSNATLDPSTNEYTITVTVDEGQRYTFGNVGVESTVEGVDTQALGGLVKTREGKPYSAKEIEDSVTAITENVAGSGYAFAKVEPRGDRDFDNHTISLVYSVDQGPRAYVERIEIRGNDKTRDYVIRREFDMNEGDAFNQVMVQRAKRRLEALDFFQTVNISTAPGAEPDQVILVVDVVEKSTGEFSIGGGYTTGGESPGAQVEAAITERNFLGRGQFIRISAGAGQDEMRNYALSFTEPYFLGYRMSAGFDVFRRSYRVDSGGRYDVQQTGGTIRFGLPITDNFSAGLAYNLVQEKYDLYVSGPDGNPDPDYYAPALIDAAEFSPWLRSSVSYSLTYNSIDDMKNPHEGIYAKFTQEFAGLGGDAKYVKTTFKGNYYTTLMQEADIVGMLGVGGGYIHEFGNDGVRIFDLFKNNSDMIRGFKFNGIGPYQDANNGNRYWMGGTTYFNGTAEVQFPMPLVPESLGIRGALFADAATLYGNDTTGVNGDDKKLRASAGVSLMWASPFGPLRFDYAFPIAKADTDKVQNFNFGVSTKF encoded by the coding sequence ATGACGGCAAGTTCTAAATTCTTTGGCGCCGCTTCAGCGCTCGCCATGTCGGTGGCTCTTGTAGCTTCGGGTACTGCTGCGCTCTCTCTGGCATCGGTAAATGCTGCTGAGGCCGCGGTCGTCAATCGTATTGAAGTGCGCGGCAATACGCGCGTCGATGCGCAGACAATCCGTGACAATATCGACATTCGCCCGGGCAAGGCTTTCAACAGCAATGATATTGATGCTGCTGTTAAGCGCCTTTTCGCAATGGGTTTGTTCTCTGATGTTCGCATCAACCAGTCTGGTGGATCGCTGATCGTTCAGGTGAGCGAACGTTCTGTTGTGAACAACGTCCTTTTCCAGGGGAACAAAAAGGTCAAGGATCCTGATCTGGCTCGCGCCGTTCAGCTCAAGGCTCGTTCGCCGTATGACGCGGCAACCATGGAAGCTGACAAGGAAGCCATCAAGGGTGCTTACGCGCATATCGGCCGCAGCGATGCGGTTGTAAATGCTCGTACCGTTGATCTCGGTCAGGGTCGCGTCAACGTGGTTTATGAAATCACGGAAGGTTCGCGCACCAAGATCGCTAACATCAATTTCGTTGGTAATAGTGCATACGGCTCGCGTCGTCTGCGTGACGTGATCTCCACCAAGCGCTCGAACCCGCTTTCGTGGCTGACCCGTAACGACGTTTATGATGAAGGTCGTCTGCAGGCTGATGAAGAAACGCTGCGTCGTTTCTACTACAACCGAGGCTATGCGGATTTCCGCGTACTTTCATCGAATGCTACGCTTGATCCATCGACCAACGAATACACGATTACGGTTACCGTTGACGAAGGTCAGCGCTATACCTTCGGTAATGTCGGCGTTGAAAGCACCGTTGAAGGTGTTGATACGCAGGCTCTTGGTGGTCTGGTCAAGACGCGCGAAGGCAAGCCTTACAGCGCTAAAGAAATCGAAGACTCCGTTACGGCTATCACGGAAAATGTTGCCGGTAGCGGTTACGCATTTGCCAAGGTCGAGCCGCGCGGTGATCGTGATTTTGACAATCACACAATCTCGCTCGTCTATAGTGTTGATCAGGGTCCGCGCGCTTATGTTGAGCGCATCGAAATCCGCGGCAACGACAAGACCCGCGATTACGTCATTCGTCGTGAGTTCGACATGAACGAAGGCGATGCCTTCAATCAGGTCATGGTCCAGCGTGCGAAGCGTCGTCTCGAAGCACTCGACTTCTTCCAGACTGTCAATATCTCCACTGCTCCAGGCGCAGAACCTGATCAGGTGATTCTGGTTGTTGACGTTGTCGAAAAGTCGACCGGTGAATTCTCAATCGGTGGTGGTTACACGACCGGTGGCGAATCGCCTGGTGCACAGGTTGAAGCTGCTATTACCGAGCGCAACTTCCTCGGTCGTGGCCAGTTTATCCGAATCAGTGCTGGTGCAGGTCAGGACGAAATGCGTAACTACGCGCTGTCGTTCACCGAGCCATACTTCCTCGGCTATCGCATGTCGGCTGGTTTCGACGTATTCCGTCGCTCGTACCGCGTAGATAGCGGCGGTCGTTATGATGTTCAGCAGACGGGCGGCACGATCCGTTTCGGCTTGCCGATCACCGATAACTTCTCTGCTGGTCTGGCCTATAACCTCGTTCAGGAAAAGTATGACCTGTACGTTTCCGGTCCTGATGGTAACCCTGATCCAGATTACTACGCACCTGCTCTTATCGATGCAGCTGAATTCAGCCCATGGCTGCGTTCGTCGGTTAGCTACTCGCTAACCTACAATTCCATCGACGATATGAAGAACCCGCATGAAGGTATTTATGCGAAGTTCACGCAGGAATTTGCGGGTCTTGGTGGTGACGCGAAGTACGTCAAGACGACTTTCAAGGGTAATTACTACACCACGCTTATGCAGGAAGCTGACATCGTCGGTATGCTGGGTGTCGGTGGTGGTTACATCCACGAATTTGGTAATGACGGCGTTCGTATCTTCGATCTGTTCAAGAACAATTCGGATATGATCCGCGGCTTCAAGTTCAACGGTATTGGTCCTTATCAGGATGCGAACAACGGCAACCGCTACTGGATGGGTGGAACGACCTATTTCAACGGTACAGCTGAAGTTCAGTTCCCGATGCCGCTTGTTCCAGAAAGCCTTGGTATCCGTGGTGCTCTCTTTGCAGACGCTGCAACCCTGTATGGAAATGATACCACGGGTGTTAATGGCGACGACAAGAAGCTTCGTGCTTCGGCTGGTGTGAGCTTGATGTGGGCTTCGCCATTCGGTCCGTTGCGCTTTGACTACGCATTCCCTATTGCAAAGGCTGATACCGATAAGGTTCAGAATTTCAACTTTGGTGTTTCGACCAAGTTCTAA
- the gltX gene encoding glutamate--tRNA ligase, which yields MSKPVVTRFAPSPTGFLHIGGARTALFNWLYAKHSGGKMLLRIEDTDRERSTDAATAAILDGLTWLGLDWDGDAISQFERAPRHREVAEELVAKGKAYYCYATPAELEDMREKARAEGRPPRYDGRWRDRDPSEAPEGVKPVIRIKAPQEGETLVRDAVQGDVRFPNKDLDDFIILRSDGTPTYMHAVVVDDNDMGVTHIIRGDDHLTNAARQTVIYDAMGWEVPQMSHIPLIHGADGAKLSKRHGALGVDAYRAMGYLPEALRNYLVRLGWSHGDDEIMSTEQMIEWFDVKDINKGAARFDFQKLEAINGLYMRNSDDKALFDALIAVLPEIEGGKELEASLDDKGREQLLTAMPGLKDRAKTLVELADGAKFIFAKRPLAFDEKAASLLNDEGRAVLAAALPHLESVKEWTVEALDAAVRTHAEATGLKLGKVAQPLRAALTGRATSPGVFDVLFVLGREESLARIKDQIV from the coding sequence ATGTCGAAACCGGTCGTAACCCGTTTTGCCCCTTCGCCCACGGGTTTCCTACATATTGGCGGAGCCCGGACCGCCCTGTTCAACTGGCTTTATGCCAAGCATAGCGGCGGTAAGATGCTGCTACGCATCGAAGATACAGATCGTGAGCGCTCCACTGATGCTGCAACGGCAGCGATCCTCGATGGCCTCACATGGCTAGGTCTTGATTGGGATGGCGATGCCATCTCACAGTTTGAACGCGCCCCACGCCATCGCGAAGTAGCCGAAGAACTGGTCGCTAAAGGCAAAGCTTATTATTGCTATGCGACACCAGCCGAACTGGAAGACATGCGCGAAAAGGCACGTGCCGAAGGCCGCCCACCGCGTTATGATGGTCGCTGGCGTGATCGCGATCCATCCGAAGCACCAGAAGGTGTAAAGCCGGTCATCCGAATCAAGGCACCGCAGGAAGGTGAAACCCTTGTTCGCGATGCGGTTCAGGGTGATGTTCGTTTCCCAAACAAGGACTTAGATGATTTCATCATCCTTCGTTCCGACGGTACGCCAACATATATGCACGCCGTTGTCGTCGATGATAATGATATGGGCGTCACCCACATTATCCGCGGCGATGATCATCTGACCAATGCTGCGCGTCAGACGGTGATTTATGATGCGATGGGCTGGGAAGTTCCTCAGATGTCGCATATTCCGCTCATTCATGGTGCGGATGGCGCGAAGCTCTCCAAGCGTCACGGCGCACTTGGCGTCGATGCATATCGCGCCATGGGTTATCTGCCGGAAGCTCTGCGCAACTATCTGGTTCGCCTTGGCTGGAGCCATGGCGACGATGAAATCATGTCGACCGAACAGATGATCGAGTGGTTTGACGTGAAGGATATAAACAAAGGTGCTGCGCGCTTTGACTTCCAGAAGCTGGAAGCAATCAATGGCCTCTATATGCGCAACAGCGACGACAAGGCACTGTTTGATGCTCTGATCGCTGTCTTGCCTGAGATCGAAGGCGGCAAAGAACTTGAAGCCTCTCTGGACGACAAAGGCCGTGAACAGCTTCTCACAGCAATGCCCGGTCTAAAAGATCGTGCAAAGACACTCGTCGAACTCGCAGACGGTGCTAAGTTCATCTTCGCCAAGCGCCCACTTGCATTTGATGAAAAGGCCGCATCCCTGCTTAATGACGAAGGCCGAGCAGTGCTGGCGGCTGCCCTTCCGCATCTGGAATCAGTCAAAGAATGGACTGTGGAAGCACTTGATGCGGCGGTTCGCACCCATGCTGAAGCCACAGGCTTGAAGCTTGGAAAGGTGGCACAACCACTGCGCGCTGCCCTTACGGGTCGCGCTACATCTCCGGGTGTATTCGATGTACTGTTTGTGCTCGGTCGTGAAGAGTCACTTGCACGCATAAAAGATCAAATCGTTTGA